The following coding sequences lie in one Sphingopyxis sp. MWB1 genomic window:
- a CDS encoding O-antigen ligase family protein: MITLILLGAAFLMVGSGRDDIVSLLIWRPLSAVLLCLAAVTCGGEAWRRGKSLLLFAMAVVLLLLLHVIPLPPAIWATLPGREIVADVYRAAGMQLPWQPLSMAQARTWNALFSLAGPVAVLLAALALEARQHRQLLYVILGIGLFSGVIGMIQAIGPSHGALYFYRITNNGLGVGLFANRNHHAAFLATLYPILAANLSLFKGKPDTLFFHRAMTLTAGCLLLAFILMTGSRAGILLAVFGLAFAWWVYRAPTAQGRVVGTRGRHRSRLVGLGVAVLLLVIGVIVVTQTPALSRLLETDPSSELRVRAFPVVADAIGNFFPFGSGFGTFVEVYQIHEPDKLVTTSYFNHAHNDFAEWLLTGGVPALLLLLWAGMMASAALLVLHRRRGAISSDPDYSTQILGRSGFAVIVMLALASLTDYPLRVPSLLLYTTIAAVWCANAYRFNRK, translated from the coding sequence GTGATCACGCTGATCCTATTGGGAGCGGCGTTTCTGATGGTCGGCAGCGGCCGCGACGACATCGTTTCCTTGCTGATCTGGCGTCCCCTGTCCGCAGTTCTGCTCTGCTTGGCCGCAGTCACCTGCGGCGGAGAAGCCTGGCGGCGCGGCAAGTCGCTCCTACTGTTCGCCATGGCGGTCGTCTTGCTGCTGCTATTGCATGTGATTCCATTGCCGCCCGCCATCTGGGCGACATTGCCGGGACGCGAAATAGTCGCCGACGTCTATCGAGCGGCTGGAATGCAATTGCCCTGGCAACCGCTGTCTATGGCTCAGGCACGGACTTGGAATGCGCTTTTTTCGCTGGCGGGCCCAGTGGCTGTGTTGCTTGCCGCGCTGGCGCTGGAGGCGCGCCAGCATCGGCAATTGCTATATGTCATCCTGGGGATCGGCCTGTTCAGCGGCGTGATTGGAATGATCCAGGCGATAGGTCCCTCGCACGGCGCTCTCTATTTTTACAGGATCACCAATAACGGTTTGGGGGTCGGACTTTTTGCCAACCGCAATCATCATGCGGCCTTTCTCGCGACGCTCTATCCCATACTTGCCGCCAACCTGTCCTTGTTCAAGGGGAAACCGGACACGCTGTTCTTTCACCGTGCGATGACGTTGACGGCCGGTTGCCTCCTCCTGGCCTTCATCCTGATGACCGGGTCGCGCGCGGGCATTTTGCTCGCGGTTTTCGGTCTGGCATTCGCATGGTGGGTCTATCGGGCGCCGACCGCGCAGGGGCGCGTTGTGGGAACTCGTGGGCGGCACCGATCGCGCCTTGTTGGGCTGGGCGTCGCGGTGCTGTTGCTCGTCATTGGTGTGATTGTTGTCACCCAGACGCCAGCACTGTCGCGACTGCTGGAAACCGACCCGTCGTCGGAACTGCGCGTGCGCGCTTTTCCGGTCGTCGCCGATGCCATCGGCAATTTTTTTCCGTTCGGCAGCGGCTTCGGAACCTTTGTCGAAGTCTATCAGATCCATGAGCCCGATAAACTCGTTACCACGTCCTACTTCAATCACGCCCACAATGATTTCGCCGAATGGCTGTTGACGGGAGGCGTGCCAGCATTGCTGCTATTACTATGGGCGGGCATGATGGCGAGCGCCGCATTGTTGGTTTTGCACCGTCGGCGCGGCGCGATCTCAAGCGATCCGGATTATTCGACTCAAATTCTTGGCCGGTCGGGCTTCGCGGTCATTGTCATGCTTGCTCTGGCTAGCTTGACGGACTATCCGCTACGCGTTCCCTCGCTTCTGCTATACACCACGATTGCAGCAGTATGGTGCGCCAACGCATACAGATTCAACCGGAAATGA
- a CDS encoding polysaccharide biosynthesis/export family protein, with product MALALVVALGGCASDLVGEGLGGPTVTRVGVSELPGPQGQMGADQVYNYYIGPFDKLIVDVLGILELKDRRVTVDGSGNISLPIAGVVQVSGLSIGEAKTRIAEQLRAGYVRNPQVAVNLEEPVSSFVTVDGEVQQAGNYPILPGMTLMRAVAAARGATEFAQLREVVIHRKVNGRQMIALYDLAAVRRGAYADPILYPNDIVVVGNSPGRRLLQQAVAVAPLLVSPLVAVLDNNN from the coding sequence ATGGCACTCGCATTGGTCGTGGCCCTCGGCGGTTGCGCCTCCGATCTGGTCGGTGAGGGACTGGGTGGTCCGACCGTCACACGGGTTGGCGTGTCCGAACTTCCGGGTCCGCAGGGGCAGATGGGTGCAGACCAGGTTTATAACTATTATATCGGACCGTTCGACAAGCTGATCGTCGACGTCCTCGGCATTCTCGAGCTTAAGGATCGGCGCGTGACCGTTGACGGGTCGGGCAATATATCGCTGCCGATCGCTGGTGTCGTGCAGGTTTCGGGCCTGTCGATCGGCGAGGCAAAGACCCGAATCGCCGAACAGCTTCGGGCAGGCTACGTGCGCAACCCGCAGGTCGCGGTGAATCTGGAGGAGCCTGTCAGCAGTTTCGTGACCGTTGACGGCGAAGTGCAGCAGGCAGGCAATTATCCGATCCTGCCCGGAATGACGTTGATGCGAGCCGTCGCGGCGGCGCGCGGCGCGACCGAATTCGCGCAACTGCGCGAAGTCGTGATCCACCGCAAGGTGAACGGACGCCAGATGATCGCGCTTTATGATCTCGCCGCTGTCCGGCGCGGAGCCTATGCCGACCCGATCCTTTATCCCAACGACATTGTGGTCGTCGGCAATTCACCGGGACGCAGATTGCTTCAGCAGGCTGTGGCCGTTGCTCCGCTGCTCGTGTCGCCGTTGGTCGCGGTTCTGGACAATAACAACTAA
- a CDS encoding GumC family protein, whose amino-acid sequence MSDMAIASDNVEQGEGGREFLTAPILLTYWNALKRHLWLAAAIVGVATIVGAIITLLMTPQYTATSRIEIAREQANVTNVEGLKRESSAPDEEFYLTQYSLLNARSLAERVERRLRLARNSEFFDAHGATPEDEGLLSGRKTGPVSADDLRARERQAVELLLENVGISPLRGSALVDVSYTSASPQLSRLIASTWVNEFVQQSMDRRLASTADARVYLETRLQGLRDRLEESERDLVSYAARQGIVRLSEMRSDDGRTRTTQTLASSDLEQLNRLLVLATAERAEAESKLKAARTPGSTQLAISNQALGMLRQRRAEANAELQELLVKFEPEYPLAEAARDKVAALDRAVAAEESRVRGAYVSDYRAAQEREQSLRARVDELLGRLDVENRSSIQYNIYQREVDTNRQLYDSLLQRYKEIGVAGVGTNNISIVDDAVLPEESSSPRLFLNLAVALTLGLFLATGVIVILENLDESIREPQQVADRLGVPLLGAIPVVDDDALSVIDDPKSILSEAYMTVRTNLSFSTDHGLPRTMALTSTSPSEGKSTSAYSLARVIGRTSGTVVLVDVDMRRPVVAERLGLDGSRGVSNFLAGEDDLDRLIQKLDDANVSFVSAGPVPPSASELLSGDRLATLVRLLSERFQHVILDSPPMLGLSDAPLIANTVEGVIYVIEADRTAVRGSQAAIGRLHESRAHILGALLTKYRARQSGYGYGYGYGYGYGKDAAADGAS is encoded by the coding sequence ATGTCTGATATGGCGATTGCAAGCGACAATGTGGAGCAAGGTGAGGGAGGCAGGGAATTCCTGACTGCGCCGATCCTGCTCACCTATTGGAATGCGTTGAAGCGCCACCTTTGGCTCGCCGCGGCGATAGTTGGGGTGGCGACGATTGTGGGTGCAATCATCACCTTACTGATGACGCCGCAGTATACCGCTACTTCGCGGATCGAGATTGCGCGCGAGCAGGCGAATGTGACCAATGTTGAAGGGTTGAAGCGCGAGAGTAGTGCGCCCGATGAAGAGTTCTACCTCACCCAATATTCGTTGCTTAATGCGCGTTCGCTTGCGGAACGCGTCGAGCGGCGGCTCCGACTGGCGCGCAATTCCGAATTCTTCGACGCGCACGGGGCGACTCCCGAGGACGAGGGACTCCTTTCGGGGCGCAAAACCGGCCCTGTTTCTGCGGATGATCTTCGGGCGCGTGAACGGCAGGCAGTCGAATTGCTGTTGGAGAATGTAGGCATATCGCCGCTGCGCGGTTCGGCGCTGGTTGATGTCAGCTATACGAGTGCTTCGCCGCAGCTCTCCCGCTTGATCGCAAGCACCTGGGTGAACGAATTCGTCCAGCAAAGCATGGACCGCCGTCTCGCGTCTACTGCCGATGCGCGGGTCTATCTGGAAACGCGTCTGCAGGGGTTGCGGGATCGACTTGAAGAGTCCGAGCGGGACCTAGTCAGCTATGCGGCCCGTCAGGGGATTGTTCGCCTGTCCGAAATGCGTAGCGACGATGGCCGGACCCGGACGACGCAGACGCTGGCATCAAGCGATCTTGAACAGCTCAATCGCCTTTTGGTGCTCGCGACGGCGGAACGTGCCGAGGCGGAATCGAAGCTCAAAGCCGCCCGTACACCCGGGAGCACGCAACTCGCGATTTCGAATCAGGCCCTCGGCATGCTTCGGCAGAGACGTGCGGAGGCCAATGCCGAGCTTCAGGAATTATTGGTCAAGTTCGAGCCCGAGTATCCGCTGGCCGAGGCTGCGCGCGACAAGGTTGCTGCGCTTGATCGCGCGGTCGCGGCCGAGGAAAGCCGTGTTCGCGGAGCCTATGTTTCCGACTATCGGGCCGCGCAGGAACGCGAGCAAAGTCTTCGCGCGCGTGTCGATGAACTTTTAGGCCGTCTGGATGTCGAGAACCGATCGAGCATTCAGTATAATATCTACCAGCGCGAGGTGGATACCAACCGCCAACTCTATGATAGTCTGTTGCAGCGCTACAAGGAAATTGGCGTTGCGGGTGTCGGAACAAACAATATCTCGATTGTCGATGACGCCGTTCTTCCTGAGGAGTCGTCGTCTCCCCGACTGTTTCTCAATCTGGCGGTGGCGTTGACGCTGGGGTTGTTCCTTGCTACCGGCGTGATCGTGATACTGGAAAATCTCGACGAGAGCATTCGCGAGCCGCAGCAGGTCGCCGATCGTTTGGGGGTCCCGCTTCTAGGTGCGATTCCGGTCGTCGATGACGATGCTCTATCGGTTATCGACGATCCCAAATCCATATTGTCCGAAGCCTATATGACGGTGCGTACCAATCTCAGTTTTTCGACGGATCACGGCCTGCCTCGGACAATGGCGCTTACCAGTACTTCACCATCGGAGGGCAAGTCGACGTCCGCCTATTCGCTAGCGCGGGTCATTGGCCGTACCTCGGGAACCGTCGTCTTGGTCGACGTCGACATGCGTCGACCGGTCGTCGCCGAACGCCTGGGTCTCGACGGTTCGCGAGGTGTTTCGAACTTCCTGGCGGGCGAAGATGATTTGGACCGTTTGATTCAAAAGCTCGACGATGCAAATGTGAGTTTCGTCAGTGCGGGCCCCGTTCCGCCGAGCGCGTCCGAACTGCTGAGCGGCGATCGCTTGGCGACGCTGGTGCGCTTGCTTTCGGAAAGGTTCCAGCACGTCATTCTCGACAGCCCGCCAATGTTGGGCTTGTCGGATGCGCCGCTGATCGCCAACACCGTCGAAGGCGTAATCTATGTGATTGAGGCTGATCGCACCGCGGTGCGGGGATCACAAGCAGCGATCGGACGCCTGCATGAATCGCGCGCGCATATCCTTGGTGCGCTTCTTACGAAATATAGAGCGCGTCAGTCTGGCTATGGCTATGGCTATGGCTATGGCTATGGTTACGGCAAGGATGCCGCTGCCGACGGCGCTAGCTGA
- a CDS encoding sugar transferase yields the protein MVKRCLDILGSAAGLLLLSPLILVVGAVVYRRLGSPVLFTQERPGLDGRIFRMMKFRTMTDARGADGALLPDVERLTPFGRWLRSTSLDELPGLWNVLCGEMSLVGPRPLLVEYLPLYSEEQMRRHEVKPGLTGWAQVNGRNALSWDEKFALDVWYVKNQSLMLDVRILGLTFWRVLRRDGISAAADATMPVFKGNRKT from the coding sequence ATGGTCAAGCGATGCTTGGACATTTTGGGTTCGGCGGCGGGGTTGCTGTTGTTGTCCCCTTTAATTTTAGTCGTCGGCGCGGTCGTTTATCGCCGCTTGGGGAGTCCGGTATTGTTCACTCAGGAGCGGCCGGGGCTCGATGGTCGCATTTTCCGGATGATGAAGTTCCGTACCATGACCGACGCCCGGGGCGCCGATGGAGCGCTCCTGCCAGATGTTGAGCGTCTCACTCCGTTCGGACGATGGCTAAGGTCGACGAGCCTCGATGAATTACCTGGACTGTGGAATGTGCTGTGCGGCGAAATGAGCCTTGTCGGACCGCGACCGCTACTTGTCGAATATCTACCGCTCTATTCCGAGGAACAGATGCGGCGCCACGAGGTGAAGCCAGGTCTGACGGGCTGGGCGCAGGTTAATGGGCGCAATGCGCTGAGCTGGGATGAAAAATTTGCGCTGGACGTCTGGTATGTGAAAAATCAAAGTCTGATGCTGGATGTACGAATTCTGGGACTGACCTTCTGGCGTGTCCTGCGCCGCGACGGCATTTCGGCCGCGGCCGACGCGACGATGCCGGTTTTCAAGGGTAACAGGAAGACATGA
- a CDS encoding acetyltransferase, translating to MRQLYGIYGAGGCGRGVMPLLAEQAEGAVELVFVDDSGKADRVNGYPVWTWEAFLMQTDREKAIAIAIANSEIREQINRKRQGAAVGLIDVISRNSVVMDDVEIGPGCLISPFVTMTSNIRIGSHFHCNIGSYVEHDCRIGNYVTFAPGVRCNGNVHIGDHAYVGSGAILRNGNADKPLVIGAGAVVGMGAVVTRDVASGSVVAGNPAREMAPKV from the coding sequence ATGAGGCAGCTCTATGGTATTTACGGAGCGGGGGGATGCGGTCGCGGCGTAATGCCACTGCTAGCCGAGCAAGCAGAGGGCGCGGTGGAACTGGTTTTTGTTGACGACTCCGGCAAAGCGGATCGCGTCAACGGCTATCCCGTGTGGACCTGGGAGGCATTTCTGATGCAGACGGATCGAGAAAAGGCGATTGCGATCGCAATCGCCAATTCGGAAATTCGCGAACAGATCAATCGGAAACGTCAGGGCGCCGCTGTCGGTCTGATCGATGTCATTTCCAGAAACAGCGTTGTGATGGACGACGTTGAGATCGGGCCCGGCTGCTTGATTTCGCCTTTCGTAACTATGACGTCAAATATAAGGATCGGCAGTCATTTTCATTGCAACATCGGTTCCTACGTCGAGCATGATTGCCGGATCGGGAACTATGTGACCTTTGCGCCGGGTGTCCGTTGCAACGGCAACGTGCATATCGGGGATCACGCCTATGTCGGATCGGGTGCGATTCTCAGGAATGGTAATGCCGACAAGCCGCTCGTAATCGGAGCCGGGGCGGTCGTAGGAATGGGGGCGGTGGTCACGCGCGACGTTGCGTCAGGAAGCGTTGTTGCCGGTAATCCGGCGCGCGAGATGGCGCCAAAGGTCTGA
- a CDS encoding DegT/DnrJ/EryC1/StrS family aminotransferase, with translation MLNTSLSPWPSFSSEEIEAVQSVLKSNRVNYWTGREGRNFEQEFSAWCGSGHAVALANGTLALDLALKALNIGPGDEVIVTPRSFLASTSTVVNAGARPVFADVDANSGNISAETIAQVITDRTRAVIPVHLGGWPCDMDAIMALAAGAGIRVIEDCAQAHGGKVGERSVGSIGDIGAWSFCQDKIMTTGGEGGMVTTDDRGLWSKMWSFKDHGKSWEAVYERAHTEGYRWVHESFGTNWRMLEVQATIGRIQLRHMAGWTQRRTAIAARISNALQPFANAVRVPTPAAGLTHAYYRHYAYVRPEGLKRGWSRDRIVSACNAQGIPVLHGSCPEIYLEKAFESTPWRPAERLPVARELGETSLMFLCHPTLTDEEVDKVCKVVVEVVGQAAA, from the coding sequence ATGCTCAATACTTCCCTTTCGCCTTGGCCCAGCTTCTCGAGCGAAGAAATCGAGGCGGTCCAGTCCGTGCTAAAGTCTAACCGCGTCAATTACTGGACCGGTCGAGAAGGTCGTAATTTCGAACAGGAGTTTTCCGCATGGTGCGGAAGTGGTCATGCCGTCGCCCTCGCCAACGGCACGCTCGCGCTGGACCTTGCACTTAAGGCTCTGAATATCGGCCCTGGTGATGAAGTGATCGTGACGCCGCGCAGCTTTCTTGCGTCCACGTCGACCGTTGTGAACGCCGGCGCGAGGCCGGTTTTCGCGGATGTCGACGCAAACAGCGGCAACATCTCGGCCGAGACGATCGCGCAGGTCATCACCGATCGCACCCGCGCGGTTATCCCAGTTCATCTGGGCGGCTGGCCGTGCGACATGGATGCGATCATGGCGCTGGCCGCCGGGGCGGGAATTCGGGTTATTGAAGATTGCGCGCAAGCCCACGGAGGGAAAGTCGGCGAGCGAAGCGTCGGCAGTATCGGGGACATCGGCGCTTGGTCCTTCTGCCAGGACAAGATCATGACGACAGGCGGGGAAGGCGGGATGGTGACGACCGACGATCGGGGCCTTTGGTCGAAAATGTGGTCATTCAAGGATCATGGCAAAAGCTGGGAAGCAGTCTACGAACGCGCGCATACAGAGGGCTATCGCTGGGTACATGAGAGTTTCGGTACGAACTGGCGAATGCTTGAGGTGCAGGCGACGATCGGACGCATCCAGCTTCGGCATATGGCCGGCTGGACGCAGCGGCGCACAGCGATTGCTGCCCGTATCAGCAATGCTCTCCAACCATTTGCAAATGCCGTGCGTGTGCCGACACCCGCAGCGGGGCTGACACATGCCTATTATCGACACTATGCCTATGTGCGCCCCGAAGGTTTGAAGCGGGGCTGGTCGCGGGACCGGATCGTTTCGGCGTGCAACGCACAAGGAATACCAGTCCTGCATGGCAGTTGCCCGGAAATATATCTCGAAAAAGCCTTCGAGAGCACGCCGTGGCGCCCTGCAGAGCGGCTGCCTGTAGCGCGAGAGCTGGGCGAAACCAGCCTGATGTTCTTGTGCCATCCGACCTTGACCGACGAAGAAGTCGATAAGGTCTGCAAAGTCGTTGTCGAGGTCGTTGGTCAGGCAGCAGCATAA
- a CDS encoding glycosyltransferase family 4 protein — MPEQIDRPPERHPLNVILINGSYADSLINFRGDMIRDLVALGYEVHVSAPHIDSKAYAAIDAMGAHPHSLQLDRTGLNPIADLRYFREMLALIRGVKPGLVVNYTIKPNIWGSFAARLIGVPVCSMVTGLGYVMIEGAGFKRRLVQGVAKRLYAAALAGNRVVIFQNDDDVRDFVRRGIVSREKVRTIRGSGVNLAHFSPRPLPPEPVFLMIARLLKTKGVSEYVEAAKATKQRHPHARFLLVGMPDNGPDGISASETGDWQKNGIEYLGPQSDVRSAIASASVYVLPSYREGTPRSVLEAMAMGRPILTTDVPGCRETVRPGENGLLVPARDSTALRDAMIHMVSAADERAEMGRVSLEMARELFDVSKVNLELFRHLSLVP, encoded by the coding sequence TTGCCCGAACAGATTGATAGGCCACCAGAAAGGCATCCGTTAAATGTCATCTTGATCAACGGATCATATGCGGATTCGCTGATAAATTTCCGGGGTGATATGATCCGGGACTTGGTTGCGCTCGGCTACGAGGTTCACGTCTCAGCGCCTCATATCGATTCGAAAGCATATGCTGCGATCGATGCCATGGGAGCCCATCCACATTCGTTGCAACTTGACCGCACCGGGTTAAATCCGATCGCCGACCTTCGCTATTTTCGGGAGATGCTGGCCCTGATCCGCGGGGTCAAGCCTGGGCTCGTCGTCAACTATACGATCAAGCCAAACATATGGGGAAGTTTCGCTGCCCGTCTGATCGGAGTTCCCGTATGCTCGATGGTCACGGGGTTAGGCTATGTGATGATAGAAGGCGCTGGGTTCAAGAGGCGGCTTGTGCAGGGCGTGGCGAAACGACTCTACGCAGCGGCGTTGGCAGGGAATCGTGTTGTCATTTTCCAGAACGACGATGACGTTCGCGATTTCGTGAGAAGGGGCATCGTTAGTCGGGAAAAGGTGCGAACGATCCGCGGGTCTGGTGTGAATTTGGCACATTTTAGCCCGCGACCACTACCGCCTGAGCCAGTCTTCTTAATGATCGCCCGCCTGCTGAAGACAAAGGGTGTCTCGGAGTATGTCGAGGCGGCAAAGGCTACGAAACAACGCCATCCGCACGCGCGATTCCTGTTGGTGGGAATGCCCGACAACGGTCCCGATGGAATTTCGGCATCCGAAACCGGGGATTGGCAAAAGAATGGGATCGAATATCTCGGTCCGCAATCCGACGTCCGGTCAGCCATCGCGAGCGCGAGCGTGTATGTACTACCGAGCTATCGTGAAGGTACTCCGCGTTCGGTGCTCGAGGCCATGGCTATGGGTCGGCCAATTCTCACTACCGATGTTCCTGGTTGTCGCGAAACCGTACGGCCGGGCGAGAATGGCCTATTGGTGCCTGCACGCGATTCGACGGCGTTACGCGATGCGATGATCCACATGGTCAGCGCTGCGGATGAACGTGCGGAGATGGGGCGAGTTTCGCTCGAAATGGCGCGCGAATTGTTCGACGTCAGCAAAGTCAATCTGGAATTGTTCCGGCATCTGAGCCTTGTCCCGTGA
- a CDS encoding lipopolysaccharide biosynthesis protein, which yields MLDRIELFSLRDMGWQYAASFGVAIFGALYILTAGRVLGPQDFGVYALAAAVPTVVNALFDYRIQEVSIVVLSEKASAGGSAGNIRSLLLFDVAARVVAFGISVPAGILVLRALGIAVDPAVPLLAALGVFGAKVGIGPAIGLMRLSGNIQKYALLQSLDWALRLLGFGIAIFLGRASVEAAFLVQVPPAIVINLGILHLAHRIAQSTYGSIGGLAGALDQLRIFCRERSKLLFSSQTISAVDSVVKELDTLICGIFLSPHNVAVYKIAKSVAAISWKCVDPIFVVILPNIAAYAADGKLAELSAILKKTAIYLLGIALFIFLAGWALVFPFTQYVLGPGYDEVPSIFPLISLWIVVALPFIWTHSVAIASGNAPLQAMSGLLGAVIGVAALVIGAASWSLSGAALGLSVAYAATFVISWVLLVKKKIVIW from the coding sequence TTGCTCGACCGGATCGAGCTATTTTCCCTGCGGGACATGGGCTGGCAATATGCCGCCAGCTTTGGGGTCGCTATCTTTGGCGCTCTCTATATTCTGACGGCGGGCCGTGTGCTGGGGCCGCAGGATTTCGGCGTCTATGCGCTCGCCGCCGCAGTCCCGACGGTGGTCAACGCCTTGTTCGATTATCGCATTCAGGAAGTGTCGATCGTCGTGCTCAGCGAAAAGGCGAGCGCCGGGGGTTCGGCGGGAAACATTCGTTCGCTCCTTCTTTTCGACGTGGCGGCGCGTGTTGTCGCTTTCGGCATATCGGTGCCCGCCGGAATCCTCGTCCTGCGGGCGCTGGGTATAGCTGTTGATCCGGCGGTGCCGCTTTTGGCGGCTCTGGGGGTGTTCGGCGCGAAGGTCGGTATCGGTCCTGCGATCGGGCTCATGCGTCTCTCGGGAAATATCCAGAAATATGCGCTGCTCCAGTCGCTCGACTGGGCGCTCAGGCTGCTGGGTTTCGGTATCGCCATTTTTCTGGGGCGTGCCTCGGTCGAAGCGGCGTTTCTGGTTCAGGTTCCGCCGGCGATCGTGATCAACCTGGGGATATTGCACCTCGCGCACCGCATAGCGCAAAGCACGTACGGTTCGATCGGCGGCCTAGCCGGTGCGTTAGATCAGCTGCGAATTTTTTGCAGGGAGCGATCGAAGCTGCTGTTCAGTAGCCAGACGATTTCGGCGGTCGATTCGGTGGTGAAGGAACTCGACACGTTGATATGCGGGATATTCCTCTCGCCGCACAATGTTGCGGTCTATAAGATTGCCAAGAGCGTCGCAGCGATTTCCTGGAAATGCGTCGATCCGATCTTTGTCGTCATTCTGCCGAACATCGCCGCCTATGCCGCCGACGGCAAGCTGGCCGAACTGTCGGCGATTCTGAAAAAGACTGCAATCTATCTGCTCGGCATCGCTCTCTTCATATTTCTTGCAGGATGGGCATTGGTTTTTCCGTTCACGCAGTATGTGCTTGGCCCCGGATACGACGAGGTGCCGTCGATATTCCCGTTGATATCGCTGTGGATAGTCGTGGCGCTGCCGTTCATTTGGACGCATTCGGTCGCCATCGCATCCGGCAACGCCCCGCTACAGGCGATGTCGGGATTGTTGGGGGCCGTTATCGGGGTTGCGGCACTGGTAATCGGTGCTGCATCTTGGAGCCTGTCTGGCGCGGCGCTTGGGCTGTCTGTGGCCTATGCCGCAACATTCGTAATCTCTTGGGTCCTGCTCGTGAAAAAGAAGATCGTGATATGGTAA
- the gmd gene encoding GDP-mannose 4,6-dehydratase has translation MKKAIITGITGQDGAYLAEFLIKKGYEVHGIRRRVSIFNTARIDHLYSDPHEGGGSLTLHYGDMTDSSSLMRVIQQVEPDEFYNLAAQSHVAVSFEEPEYTANSDAVGVLRVLEALRISGLAEKTRFYQASTSELYGLVQEVPQKETTPFYPRSPYAVAKLYAYWITVNYREAYNMYACNGVLFNHESPIRGETFVTRKITRALARIKLGLQKRLYLGNLDALRDWGHARDYVEMQWLMLQQDKPEDFVIATGEQHSVREFVEVAGRRLGMDIRWEGEGVDEKGYLADGTCIVEVDPGYFRPTEVETLLGDATKARTKLGWAPKVDFHALVNEMADADLVEAEIEQASSARRRSLF, from the coding sequence ATGAAAAAAGCCATTATTACAGGCATTACGGGTCAGGACGGTGCCTATCTGGCGGAGTTTCTGATCAAGAAGGGTTATGAGGTTCACGGTATCAGACGGCGCGTATCGATCTTTAATACGGCGCGTATTGATCACCTTTATTCTGATCCGCACGAAGGTGGCGGCAGTTTGACCCTTCATTATGGCGACATGACGGATTCTAGCAGCCTGATGCGCGTCATTCAGCAGGTGGAACCGGACGAGTTCTATAATCTTGCTGCGCAGAGCCATGTCGCGGTGTCCTTTGAAGAACCCGAGTATACGGCAAACTCGGATGCGGTTGGCGTGTTGCGTGTTCTCGAAGCCTTGCGAATTTCGGGCCTCGCAGAAAAGACGCGCTTTTATCAGGCGTCGACTTCGGAGCTTTACGGGCTGGTGCAGGAAGTGCCGCAGAAGGAAACCACGCCCTTCTATCCGCGCTCGCCCTATGCCGTCGCCAAGCTTTACGCCTATTGGATCACGGTCAATTACCGCGAAGCCTATAATATGTATGCCTGCAACGGTGTGTTGTTCAATCACGAGTCCCCTATCCGGGGGGAGACGTTCGTTACTCGCAAAATTACGCGCGCGCTTGCTCGAATTAAACTTGGGCTGCAAAAGCGCCTTTATCTCGGAAACCTTGATGCGCTGCGTGACTGGGGGCACGCCCGTGATTATGTCGAAATGCAGTGGTTGATGCTGCAGCAGGACAAGCCCGAGGATTTCGTCATCGCGACCGGCGAGCAGCATAGCGTACGCGAATTCGTCGAGGTGGCGGGCCGCCGCCTAGGCATGGATATCCGCTGGGAAGGAGAGGGCGTGGACGAAAAAGGCTATCTCGCTGACGGCACCTGCATTGTAGAGGTCGATCCGGGATATTTTCGCCCGACTGAGGTTGAAACGCTGCTTGGCGACGCCACCAAGGCGCGAACCAAGCTGGGGTGGGCGCCAAAGGTCGATTTTCATGCTCTGGTCAACGAAATGGCCGACGCCGATCTGGTGGAAGCGGAAATCGAACAAGCCAGCAGTGCGCGCCGTCGCTCGCTTTTCTGA